A genomic stretch from Pirellulales bacterium includes:
- a CDS encoding SPFH domain-containing protein: MTTWVIGGSEVLFAVTAGSLLQGWTGVGLIVLAVFAALLLFSWLTLRFIPNDRVGIVEKLWSAAGSVPEGRIVALGREAGYQAELLRGGIHFGYWRWQYRIHKSRLVTIAQGKIGYVYARDGAPLSSGQTLGRIVDCNYFQDARRFLAGNGSGNDSHGQRGRQRAILREGVYAINAATFIVITEARVHALRHLMDPQEVQIVAKWREDLLEIDGFEPVIVGRPLPTPHPLDPDSVEEVDSIGIVTVHDGPSLAPGEIIAPAVGTDPADENYHNNYQDPEAMLRAGGRRGRQYLPLTDGTYFINRWFAAVELIPKTVVPIGYVGVVVSYYGRQGTDVSGDAFRHGERVAEGERGVWERPLGPGKYPFNTFAGSIVLVPTTNFVLHWITGKSESHRYDESLRSIDLVTKDAYEPLLPLSVVVHIDYQRAPSVIQRFGDVKRLITQTLDPMLSAFFRDVAHKKTMLALLHERDEIQAEAREVLRKRFREFDIECVDVLIGKPDSEKGDLKIETLLEQLRQRQLSFEQLETYERQRAAADKLRILNESQAQANMQTELTNARVQIQISESHGEADLARARKQAEQVVVVSDGELSRSRRQAEQTIVLAEADARQRELAGRGEAQRIAHVGLSEAAVLFQRIASYRDPRLYAMSLLAEQLSKSTQPLVPERVFVAGGDGASAAPSGQATGLLGLLISLLVAEKSGFQSEANDPATVEFKDFAARMTKQVIESVQSGTKDQQ; encoded by the coding sequence ATGACTACCTGGGTGATTGGTGGGTCGGAAGTTCTGTTTGCTGTTACTGCGGGTTCATTACTTCAGGGGTGGACGGGGGTAGGTTTGATCGTGCTGGCAGTATTCGCGGCGCTGTTGCTGTTCTCTTGGCTGACGCTGCGTTTTATTCCCAACGATCGGGTAGGCATCGTCGAGAAGCTATGGTCGGCGGCCGGATCGGTGCCCGAGGGACGCATCGTGGCGCTAGGGCGCGAGGCCGGCTATCAGGCCGAATTGCTGCGCGGTGGCATCCACTTCGGTTATTGGCGGTGGCAATACCGTATCCATAAATCGAGACTGGTGACGATCGCTCAGGGCAAGATCGGCTACGTCTACGCCCGCGACGGAGCCCCGCTTTCGTCGGGACAGACGTTGGGGCGAATCGTGGACTGCAATTACTTTCAAGACGCACGACGGTTCCTGGCCGGCAACGGATCAGGGAACGATTCGCACGGTCAGCGTGGTCGCCAGCGCGCCATTCTGCGTGAAGGTGTGTACGCCATCAACGCGGCGACCTTTATCGTCATTACCGAAGCACGGGTTCATGCGCTGCGGCATTTGATGGACCCGCAGGAAGTGCAGATCGTGGCCAAGTGGCGGGAAGATCTGCTCGAAATCGACGGTTTCGAGCCGGTCATCGTCGGGCGTCCGTTGCCCACGCCTCATCCGCTCGACCCCGACAGTGTCGAAGAAGTCGATAGCATCGGCATTGTCACAGTGCATGACGGACCGTCCCTTGCGCCGGGAGAAATCATCGCACCGGCGGTCGGTACCGATCCGGCCGATGAGAATTATCACAACAACTATCAGGATCCCGAGGCCATGTTGCGGGCCGGCGGCCGGCGCGGTCGTCAGTACCTGCCACTGACCGACGGCACGTACTTTATCAACCGTTGGTTTGCAGCGGTCGAGTTGATTCCCAAGACCGTGGTGCCGATCGGCTATGTCGGCGTGGTGGTTAGCTATTACGGTCGCCAGGGAACGGACGTTTCGGGCGATGCCTTCCGTCACGGTGAGCGGGTGGCCGAAGGAGAGCGCGGTGTGTGGGAGCGGCCTCTAGGCCCCGGAAAATACCCATTTAATACCTTCGCCGGCAGCATCGTGTTGGTGCCCACGACGAACTTCGTATTGCACTGGATCACGGGCAAGAGTGAATCGCATCGTTACGACGAGAGTCTGCGATCGATCGATTTGGTGACGAAGGATGCCTACGAACCGTTGTTGCCGCTGTCGGTCGTCGTGCATATCGACTATCAGCGGGCGCCGAGCGTCATCCAGCGTTTCGGCGACGTTAAGCGACTGATCACTCAGACGCTCGATCCGATGCTCTCGGCTTTCTTTCGCGATGTGGCGCATAAGAAGACCATGCTTGCCCTGTTGCACGAGCGCGATGAGATCCAGGCCGAAGCCCGCGAAGTGCTGCGCAAGAGGTTTCGCGAATTTGACATCGAATGCGTCGATGTCTTGATCGGCAAGCCCGATTCGGAGAAGGGGGATCTGAAGATCGAGACGCTGCTCGAACAGCTACGGCAACGCCAGTTATCGTTCGAGCAACTAGAGACCTACGAGCGCCAGCGGGCCGCGGCTGACAAGCTGCGGATCCTTAACGAGTCGCAGGCCCAGGCCAATATGCAAACCGAGTTGACGAACGCCCGAGTGCAGATTCAGATTTCGGAAAGCCATGGAGAAGCCGACCTGGCACGTGCCCGCAAGCAGGCCGAGCAGGTGGTCGTGGTCTCGGACGGCGAGTTGTCGCGCTCGCGACGACAGGCCGAGCAAACCATCGTGCTGGCCGAAGCCGACGCCCGTCAGCGCGAGCTGGCTGGCCGAGGCGAAGCGCAGCGGATCGCGCACGTGGGTCTGTCGGAGGCGGCAGTTTTGTTCCAGCGCATCGCCTCGTATCGCGATCCACGGCTATATGCCATGTCGCTCTTGGCCGAGCAGTTGTCCAAGAGCACGCAGCCGCTGGTGCCGGAACGCGTTTTTGTCGCCGGCGGAGATGGCGCGAGCGCAGCCCCCTCTGGTCAGGCGACGGGGTTGCTGGGGCTGTTGATCAGCCTGCTAGTGGCTGAGAAATCGGGCTTTCAGTCCGAGGCGAATGATCCGGCGACGGTGGAGTTCAAAGATTTCGCCGCGCGGATGACGAAGCAGGTCATCGAATCGGTGCAATCCGGCACGAAGGACCAGCAGTAG
- a CDS encoding arylsulfatase — protein MRAAISVLLTAFVLVETAHSATAPAKARPNVIVILTDDQGWGDLSVHGNTNLHTPHIDSLARDGALFERFYVQPVCSPTRAEFLTGRYHPRGGVFSTSTGGERLDLDERTIGNAFHDAGYATGAFGKWHNGAQYPYHPNGRGFDEFYGFCSGHWGDYFDPPLEHNGESVRGRGYISDDLTDHAMAFIDEHRANPFLCYLAFNTPHSPMQVPDRFFEPFRDAEIPLRHKGPQPEDLGTTRAALAMCENIDWNVGRVLEKLADLKLADNTIVVYFCDNGPNSWRWNGGFKGRKASTDEGGVRSPLLVRWPGHIPPGTRVKPVAAAIDLLPTLAGLSGVDSKADKPLDGVDQTELLLGARATAPPRLIFSHWNDKVSARDDRYMLDHTGHVYDLSVDPGQTTDKRQVLAAEATRLSSALNEWKSTVLAELTMDPRPFTVGYREFPNTVLPARDGMPHGMVQRSARAPNCSFFTNWKSPDDYITWDIDVATTGRYEATLYYTCPAADIGSAFELRCGSNQVTGKVTEAHDPPLVGAEHDRVPREGESFVKDFKPLSVGVIELPKGRSELRLVATSVPGQTVMDLRGITLKLLGETGR, from the coding sequence ATGCGAGCGGCGATAAGTGTTCTGCTGACCGCGTTCGTCTTAGTCGAGACCGCGCACAGCGCCACCGCGCCAGCCAAGGCGCGGCCGAACGTGATCGTGATTCTCACCGATGATCAGGGGTGGGGCGACCTGAGCGTGCATGGCAATACGAACCTGCATACGCCGCACATCGATTCATTGGCACGCGACGGGGCGCTGTTCGAGCGATTTTACGTCCAGCCCGTCTGTTCGCCGACGCGCGCCGAGTTTCTTACCGGGCGCTACCATCCGCGTGGCGGGGTCTTCAGCACGTCGACCGGCGGCGAACGACTCGACCTCGACGAGCGCACGATCGGCAACGCCTTTCACGATGCCGGTTACGCCACGGGCGCATTCGGCAAGTGGCACAACGGCGCCCAATACCCATACCATCCCAACGGCCGCGGCTTCGACGAGTTCTACGGTTTCTGCTCGGGCCATTGGGGAGACTATTTTGATCCTCCGCTGGAACACAACGGTGAATCGGTGCGCGGCCGGGGCTATATCAGCGACGACCTGACCGACCACGCGATGGCATTTATCGACGAGCATCGCGCTAACCCGTTCCTGTGTTACCTGGCTTTCAATACGCCGCACTCGCCGATGCAGGTGCCGGATCGCTTCTTCGAGCCATTCCGAGACGCCGAAATTCCGCTGCGGCACAAAGGGCCACAGCCCGAAGACCTGGGCACGACGCGCGCGGCTCTCGCCATGTGCGAGAACATCGATTGGAACGTGGGGCGCGTGCTCGAAAAACTCGCCGATCTGAAGCTCGCCGACAACACGATCGTGGTCTATTTTTGCGATAACGGTCCCAATAGCTGGCGTTGGAACGGCGGGTTCAAAGGGCGCAAGGCATCGACCGACGAAGGGGGCGTCCGCTCCCCGCTGCTGGTGCGCTGGCCGGGACATATTCCCCCCGGCACGCGCGTAAAACCGGTCGCCGCCGCGATTGATCTGCTCCCTACCTTGGCAGGTCTGTCGGGCGTCGACAGCAAAGCCGACAAGCCGCTCGACGGAGTCGATCAAACCGAGTTGCTGCTCGGCGCGCGAGCGACCGCGCCGCCGCGACTCATCTTTTCGCATTGGAATGACAAGGTCAGCGCGCGGGACGATCGTTACATGCTGGACCACACCGGACATGTTTACGATTTGTCGGTCGACCCGGGCCAAACCACCGACAAACGACAAGTACTCGCCGCCGAGGCGACCCGACTCTCGAGCGCTCTGAACGAATGGAAAAGCACGGTACTCGCCGAGCTGACGATGGACCCACGTCCCTTTACGGTAGGCTACCGCGAGTTTCCCAATACGGTGCTACCGGCCCGTGACGGCATGCCACACGGCATGGTGCAGCGCAGCGCCCGGGCGCCCAATTGCTCGTTCTTCACCAACTGGAAAAGTCCAGATGACTACATCACGTGGGACATCGACGTGGCGACGACCGGACGCTACGAAGCAACCCTCTATTACACCTGCCCGGCGGCCGATATTGGCTCTGCGTTTGAATTGCGTTGCGGTAGCAATCAGGTAACGGGCAAGGTGACCGAAGCCCACGATCCGCCCCTCGTGGGCGCGGAACACGATCGCGTGCCGCGCGAGGGGGAGTCGTTTGTCAAGGATTTCAAGCCTCTCTCGGTCGGCGTGATCGAACTACCGAAAGGACGAAGCGAGCTCCGGCTCGTCGCCACCAGCGTTCCAGGACAGACGGTGATGGACCTGCGCGGTATCACGCTCAAGCTCCTGGGTGAGACGGGGCGGTAA